From Phenylobacterium immobile (ATCC 35973), a single genomic window includes:
- a CDS encoding phosphatase PAP2 family protein, whose product MNWKDLIRRVEPRALLLLFAIVGAVWAFLSIGGEIAEGESLGFDRQMLLALRTPGDLNDPIGGRGFEEAMRDVTALGGFTLLTLFTVIAVLTFLAHGKRLHAAILTVAVLGAQFTGSNLKHIYGRPRPDVVPHGVYVYSGSFPSGHSLMSAATYLTLAVLLASLESRRSVKLTFFALAVLLMGAIGFSRVYLGVHWPSDVLGGWCAGAAWAMAAWIALRQFAKRQDQPKP is encoded by the coding sequence ATGAACTGGAAAGACCTGATCCGGCGTGTCGAGCCCAGGGCGCTCCTGCTGTTGTTCGCCATTGTTGGCGCGGTGTGGGCCTTTCTGTCGATCGGCGGCGAGATCGCTGAAGGCGAGTCGTTGGGTTTCGACCGGCAGATGCTGCTGGCGCTCCGCACCCCGGGGGACCTGAATGATCCGATCGGTGGGCGCGGCTTCGAAGAGGCGATGCGCGATGTGACAGCGCTGGGCGGCTTCACGCTGCTGACGCTGTTCACCGTGATCGCCGTCCTGACCTTCCTGGCGCACGGCAAGCGGCTGCATGCGGCGATCCTCACGGTCGCCGTCCTGGGCGCACAGTTCACCGGCTCCAATCTGAAGCACATCTACGGCCGCCCGCGTCCCGACGTGGTGCCGCACGGCGTCTATGTCTATTCGGGGAGCTTCCCGAGCGGTCATTCGCTGATGTCGGCGGCGACCTACCTTACGCTTGCGGTGCTGTTGGCCAGCCTGGAGAGCCGGCGGTCGGTGAAGTTGACCTTCTTCGCCCTGGCCGTCCTTCTGATGGGGGCGATCGGCTTCAGCCGTGTCTACCTGGGCGTCCATTGGCCAAGCGATGTGCTGGGCGGATGGTGCGCCGGCGCGGCCTGGGCGATGGCCGCCTGGATCGCCTTGCGTCAGTTCGCCAAGCGTCAGGATCAACCGAAGCCCTAG
- a CDS encoding Mur ligase domain-containing protein produces MRIHFTGIAGAGMAAVAVMMRQAGHVVSGSDVDVFPPMSTYVAGLGFPVFDGFAAEQLPADLDLLVLGASAKLGGEDNAEVAAARARGVRVTSFPELVGEQTVGRPTTVVAGSFGKSTCSGLMAHVLRSAGRDPGWLVGAIAPDLPDTGHWGTSPEVVLEGDEYIVGPADRRSKFVLYHPRDVLLTSLTHDHVNVFPNFADYEAPFRALLRLVPADGLCVLRDRPQIRRVADETVARTIWYDTVPCDGWWSDDAQFGETSAFTLHGPGDRRVRLATRLLGAHNIENIVGVAAYLLERGLVDEAGLARGVASFSGIRRRLDRLAPASTIPLIEGFGSSYEKARSAIDAMRLHYPQRRLVVVFEPHTFSWRSRDALAWYDTVFEGVDALLLVPPPGHGAASHNQASLDEIEARIAASGVKALTVATAAEAAQALSDLSGDEALLMLSSGPLLGLPETLPALFEARYG; encoded by the coding sequence ATGAGAATCCATTTCACGGGGATCGCCGGCGCCGGAATGGCGGCCGTCGCGGTGATGATGCGCCAGGCCGGTCACGTCGTCTCCGGATCGGACGTGGACGTCTTTCCGCCGATGTCGACCTATGTCGCCGGCCTTGGCTTTCCGGTGTTCGACGGTTTCGCCGCCGAGCAGCTTCCCGCAGACCTGGACCTGTTGGTCCTGGGCGCCAGCGCCAAGCTGGGCGGCGAAGACAACGCCGAGGTCGCCGCCGCCCGGGCCCGCGGCGTCCGCGTGACGAGTTTCCCCGAACTGGTCGGCGAACAGACAGTCGGCCGGCCGACGACAGTGGTGGCGGGCTCCTTCGGCAAGTCGACCTGCAGCGGGCTGATGGCTCACGTGCTGCGCAGCGCCGGGCGTGATCCCGGCTGGCTGGTGGGGGCGATCGCTCCGGACCTGCCGGACACCGGCCACTGGGGGACGTCGCCCGAAGTGGTGCTGGAGGGCGACGAGTATATCGTCGGGCCGGCTGATCGGCGCTCGAAGTTCGTGCTCTATCACCCGCGCGACGTGCTGCTGACCTCGCTGACCCACGACCACGTCAATGTTTTCCCGAACTTCGCCGATTACGAGGCGCCGTTCCGGGCCCTCCTGCGGCTGGTTCCGGCGGATGGCTTGTGCGTGTTGCGCGACCGGCCGCAAATCCGCCGGGTCGCCGACGAGACGGTCGCGCGCACGATCTGGTATGACACCGTGCCCTGCGATGGCTGGTGGAGCGATGACGCCCAGTTCGGCGAGACCAGCGCCTTCACCTTGCATGGGCCAGGCGACCGTCGGGTCCGGCTGGCGACCCGGCTGTTGGGCGCGCACAACATCGAGAACATCGTCGGCGTGGCGGCCTATCTCCTGGAACGCGGCCTGGTGGACGAGGCGGGTCTCGCCCGCGGCGTCGCGAGCTTCAGCGGCATCCGCCGGCGGCTGGACCGGCTGGCGCCGGCCTCCACCATCCCGCTGATCGAGGGGTTCGGCTCGTCCTACGAGAAGGCGCGATCGGCGATCGACGCCATGCGGCTGCACTATCCGCAACGCCGGTTGGTGGTGGTGTTCGAGCCGCACACCTTCTCCTGGCGCAGCCGCGACGCGTTGGCCTGGTACGACACGGTGTTCGAGGGCGTCGATGCGCTTCTTCTCGTCCCGCCGCCCGGCCACGGCGCAGCTAGCCACAACCAGGCGAGCCTGGACGAGATCGAGGCGCGGATCGCTGCAAGCGGCGTCAAGGCGCTGACCGTAGCGACGGCGGCGGAAGCTGCGCAGGCGCTGAGCGATCTCTCTGGCGACGAAGCCCTGCTGATGCTTTCTTCCGGACCCCTGCTCGGCTTGCCCGAGACCCTCCCGGCATTGTTCGAGGCGCGTTACGGATGA
- a CDS encoding alpha/beta fold hydrolase produces the protein MLFTRLAAPALLLGLCVLAPAASHAAEPSTPAAVFRETGRIVTDDGVNEQRLLKIGGIDQWVSVRGRHRTSPILLILHGGPGFTLSPLDFAYMRTWEEYFTVVQWDQRGAGKTRAANDPAVVTPPLTVKRMVDDAEELTAWLRSTYGKDRIAVMGHSFGTILGVELVQRRPEWFSAYVGMGQFVAFERNEALGYQQTLAAARAAGNVQAVAELESIAPFPDPRRPERNYEGLRIERRWLAEYDGYYWRRGTGTSDAVAAFSPNDTAADLAARRAGEGDSARQMWPELAMVDFTARNRFQAPVVFLQGRHDRGTSSTILAEWYETIQAPSKTLVWFEESAHMPFEEEPGKTLVSLVEKVLPLTR, from the coding sequence ATGCTCTTCACACGTCTTGCGGCGCCGGCGCTGCTTTTGGGCCTCTGTGTCCTGGCCCCTGCGGCGAGCCATGCGGCGGAGCCCTCGACTCCCGCTGCGGTCTTCCGCGAGACCGGCAGAATCGTCACCGACGACGGCGTCAACGAGCAGCGCCTTTTGAAGATCGGCGGCATCGACCAGTGGGTCTCCGTCCGCGGCCGCCATCGGACGAGCCCGATCCTGCTGATTCTTCACGGCGGGCCAGGCTTCACCCTGTCGCCCCTCGACTTCGCCTACATGCGGACTTGGGAGGAGTACTTCACCGTCGTCCAGTGGGACCAGCGCGGCGCCGGCAAGACCCGCGCGGCGAACGACCCCGCCGTGGTGACCCCCCCCCTCACCGTCAAGCGCATGGTCGACGACGCCGAGGAACTGACCGCCTGGCTGCGCTCGACCTACGGCAAGGATCGCATCGCCGTCATGGGGCACTCCTTCGGCACGATCCTGGGGGTCGAGTTGGTGCAGCGCCGCCCGGAGTGGTTTTCGGCCTACGTCGGCATGGGCCAGTTTGTCGCCTTCGAGCGCAACGAGGCCTTGGGCTACCAACAGACCCTGGCCGCCGCCCGCGCCGCCGGCAACGTCCAGGCGGTGGCCGAACTGGAGTCCATCGCACCCTTCCCCGATCCAAGGCGCCCGGAGCGCAACTATGAGGGCCTGCGCATCGAGCGCCGCTGGCTGGCGGAATACGACGGCTACTACTGGCGCCGCGGAACGGGAACGAGCGACGCCGTCGCCGCCTTCAGCCCCAACGACACGGCGGCCGACCTCGCCGCTCGCCGCGCCGGCGAGGGTGACAGCGCCCGCCAGATGTGGCCCGAGCTGGCCATGGTCGACTTCACCGCCCGCAACCGGTTCCAGGCGCCCGTGGTCTTCCTGCAGGGCCGCCACGACCGCGGAACTTCGTCGACCATTCTGGCCGAGTGGTACGAGACGATCCAGGCCCCGTCCAAGACGCTCGTCTGGTTCGAGGAGTCGGCGCACATGCCCTTCGAAGAAGAGCCGGGAAAGACGCTGGTCAGCCTCGTCGAAAAGGTCCTGCCGCTCACCCGCTAG
- a CDS encoding YjhX family toxin — protein sequence MNISKPQQRTLHALAQGGRIILERDGDGLITDAECLTRDGWRLGDCDLAVFRSLKRKRLIASLAGQPYRITREGLANLRSQLDNRTGPKRW from the coding sequence TTGAACATTTCCAAACCGCAGCAGCGCACGCTGCACGCCCTGGCGCAGGGCGGACGCATCATCCTCGAACGCGATGGCGACGGTCTGATCACCGACGCCGAGTGCCTCACTCGCGACGGGTGGCGCCTGGGAGACTGCGATCTCGCCGTCTTCAGGAGCCTGAAGCGCAAGCGCCTCATCGCCAGCCTGGCCGGCCAGCCCTACCGGATCACCCGGGAGGGTCTGGCCAACCTCAGGAGCCAGCTCGACAATCGAACCGGCCCCAAGCGGTGGTGA
- a CDS encoding aldo/keto reductase, whose translation MAQQPTLRLNDGSDIPQLGFGFWQAPADIAAEACANALKAGYRHLDTAMIYGNEAGVGEGVKASGVAREEIYVTTKLWNPDQGFESALAAMDKSLDLLGMDYVDLYLIHWPAPHLDKYVDSWKALIRLKEEGKAKAIGVSNFTAEHLDRIIGETGVAPALNQIELHPLFQQRDMRAIDEARTVATQSWSPLGQGGALLSDPTILALAKKHGKTAAQVIIRWHLDSGLIVIPKSVTPSRIVENFDVFDFSLDADDMAAVAALDSADGRIGPDPATAAF comes from the coding sequence ATGGCTCAGCAGCCCACCCTTCGCCTCAATGATGGAAGCGATATTCCTCAACTGGGCTTCGGCTTCTGGCAGGCGCCGGCGGATATCGCCGCCGAGGCTTGCGCCAACGCGCTGAAGGCCGGCTACCGCCACCTCGACACGGCGATGATCTACGGCAACGAGGCCGGTGTCGGCGAGGGCGTGAAGGCCTCGGGCGTGGCGCGCGAGGAGATCTATGTCACCACGAAGCTATGGAACCCCGACCAGGGCTTCGAAAGCGCGCTGGCGGCCATGGACAAGAGCCTGGACCTGCTCGGCATGGACTATGTGGATCTCTACCTGATCCACTGGCCGGCCCCGCATCTCGACAAGTATGTCGACAGCTGGAAGGCGCTCATCCGCTTGAAGGAAGAGGGCAAGGCCAAGGCGATCGGCGTCTCGAACTTCACGGCCGAGCACCTGGACCGGATCATCGGCGAGACGGGCGTGGCGCCCGCGCTGAACCAGATCGAGTTGCACCCGCTGTTCCAGCAACGCGACATGCGGGCGATCGACGAGGCGCGCACGGTGGCCACACAATCGTGGAGCCCGCTCGGTCAGGGCGGCGCGTTGCTGAGCGACCCGACGATCCTGGCGCTCGCCAAGAAACACGGCAAGACCGCCGCCCAGGTGATCATTCGTTGGCACTTGGACAGCGGCCTGATCGTCATTCCGAAGTCGGTTACGCCGAGCCGCATCGTCGAGAACTTCGACGTCTTCGACTTCAGCCTGGACGCTGACGACATGGCCGCCGTCGCCGCGCTCGACTCGGCGGACGGCCGGATCGGTCCAGATCCTGCGACGGCGGCCTTCTAA
- a CDS encoding VOC family protein — protein sequence MKYMHTMVRVHDLDASLAFYCEGLGLTEVRRMENEAGRYTLVFLAAPQDLIDERPGEAPPLVELTYNWETEDYGGGRNFGHLAYEVDDIYATCQRLMDHGVTINRPPRDGRMAFVRSPDNISIELIQTGERLIPAEPWTSMPNTGVW from the coding sequence TTGAAATATATGCATACGATGGTCCGGGTTCATGACCTGGACGCCTCCCTCGCCTTCTATTGCGAGGGCCTCGGCCTGACGGAAGTGCGCCGCATGGAGAACGAAGCGGGCCGCTACACCTTGGTTTTCCTCGCCGCCCCGCAAGACCTGATCGACGAACGTCCCGGCGAGGCGCCGCCGCTGGTGGAGCTGACTTACAACTGGGAGACCGAAGACTACGGCGGCGGCCGCAATTTCGGGCACCTCGCCTATGAGGTCGACGACATCTACGCCACCTGCCAACGGCTGATGGACCACGGTGTGACGATCAACCGGCCGCCGCGGGATGGCCGCATGGCATTCGTCCGGTCGCCCGATAACATCTCCATCGAGCTGATCCAGACTGGTGAGCGTCTCATCCCGGCGGAACCTTGGACATCGATGCCGAACACCGGCGTCTGGTAG
- a CDS encoding ABCB family ABC transporter ATP-binding protein/permease, with product MSYHHGSSGPDAPIGVKAKSGFWEAMADLWGLVMRSGAPWLRTRLGAALALVLIGKLAGVWAPVMLGQGIDTLTPAAAGLGVVVGLSFAIYAVGFAALRLVSAAAPFARDAIFTAVSQATMARAAVESFGHALSLSLDFHQSKRTGTLARVIERGARSTDFLIRSVVFNLGPTAVELVMATTVLAIRLDWRFAVTAFVTVVIYTIITFRITNWRLEHRRALNAADSKAAGLSVDALINFEAVKTFGSEQRSVAAYGEAMNDYVTASVRSNNSLNFLNMIQAVVLNAGLAIMTVMAGYSVSAGRMGLGDITTATLLLIGIYGPLNQLGFNYREIRQAFIDMEQMRELTDRAPDIVEAAEPKSLPPARGAGAAVVFDAVSYRHDARSTGLSEVSFIAEPGTTTAFVGPSGAGKTTAVRLALRLIDPQAGRVLLDGVDLREVRQADLRSAVALVPQDVALFNDSLFGNLAFARPGASPAEVRAAAESAELGAFIDGLPEGMETLVGERGLKLSGGERQRVGIARALLANPRLLILDEATSALDGPTEAQIQETLRKARAGRTTLVVAHRLSTIVDADQILVLRRGRIVERGTHADLLAEGAEYAALWRRQTREA from the coding sequence ATGAGCTATCACCACGGTTCGAGCGGTCCTGACGCCCCGATCGGCGTCAAGGCCAAATCCGGCTTCTGGGAGGCCATGGCCGACCTGTGGGGCCTTGTCATGCGGTCCGGCGCGCCCTGGCTGCGTACGCGCCTCGGGGCGGCGCTGGCCTTGGTGTTGATCGGCAAACTCGCCGGGGTGTGGGCGCCCGTCATGCTGGGGCAGGGGATCGACACCCTGACGCCGGCCGCGGCGGGGCTCGGCGTGGTGGTCGGCCTGTCGTTCGCCATCTACGCCGTAGGCTTTGCGGCGCTGCGGCTGGTGTCCGCGGCCGCGCCCTTCGCGCGTGACGCGATCTTCACGGCGGTGTCGCAGGCGACCATGGCGCGCGCAGCTGTGGAGAGCTTTGGCCACGCTCTGTCGTTGTCGCTCGATTTCCACCAGTCCAAGCGCACTGGGACGCTGGCGCGGGTCATTGAACGCGGCGCGCGCTCGACCGACTTCCTGATCCGCAGCGTGGTGTTCAACCTGGGTCCGACGGCGGTGGAACTGGTGATGGCGACCACCGTCCTCGCGATCCGGCTCGACTGGCGCTTCGCCGTCACGGCCTTCGTCACGGTGGTCATCTATACGATCATCACCTTCCGCATCACCAACTGGCGGCTCGAGCATCGCCGCGCCCTGAACGCCGCCGACAGCAAGGCTGCGGGCCTCTCTGTGGACGCCCTGATCAACTTCGAGGCGGTGAAGACCTTCGGATCCGAGCAGCGTTCGGTCGCGGCCTATGGCGAGGCGATGAACGACTATGTCACGGCCTCCGTTCGCTCGAACAACTCGCTGAATTTCCTGAATATGATCCAGGCCGTGGTGTTGAACGCCGGCCTGGCGATCATGACGGTGATGGCGGGCTATTCGGTCAGCGCCGGGCGCATGGGGCTGGGCGACATCACCACCGCCACCCTGCTGTTGATCGGTATCTATGGCCCGCTGAACCAGCTGGGCTTCAACTATCGCGAAATCCGCCAGGCGTTCATCGACATGGAGCAGATGCGCGAACTCACCGACCGCGCGCCGGATATCGTCGAGGCGGCTGAGCCCAAGAGCCTGCCGCCCGCGCGCGGCGCCGGGGCAGCGGTGGTGTTCGACGCGGTCTCGTATCGCCATGACGCCCGCTCGACCGGTCTAAGCGAGGTGAGTTTCATCGCCGAACCCGGCACGACCACGGCCTTCGTCGGGCCCTCGGGCGCGGGCAAGACCACCGCCGTGCGCCTGGCGCTCCGCCTGATCGATCCGCAGGCAGGGCGCGTCCTGCTGGACGGCGTCGACCTTCGCGAGGTTCGGCAGGCGGACCTGCGCAGCGCGGTGGCGCTCGTGCCGCAGGATGTCGCGCTGTTCAACGACAGTCTGTTCGGCAACCTGGCTTTCGCTCGGCCGGGCGCCTCGCCTGCCGAGGTGCGCGCCGCAGCTGAGTCCGCTGAGCTGGGCGCCTTCATCGATGGCCTGCCGGAGGGCATGGAGACCCTGGTTGGCGAGCGCGGCCTGAAGCTCTCCGGCGGCGAGCGCCAGCGGGTCGGCATCGCCCGTGCGCTCCTGGCCAACCCCCGCCTGCTCATCCTTGACGAGGCGACCAGCGCCCTGGATGGGCCGACGGAAGCCCAGATCCAGGAGACTCTGCGCAAGGCGCGGGCAGGTCGCACGACCCTCGTGGTCGCCCACCGTCTTTCGACTATCGTTGACGCTGACCAGATCCTAGTGCTCCGCCGCGGCCGGATCGTCGAGCGGGGGACCCATGCGGACCTGCTGGCGGAAGGGGCGGAATATGCAGCGTTGTGGCGGCGCCAGACGCGCGAAGCTTAG
- a CDS encoding TIGR00730 family Rossman fold protein, with translation MHPDAPRSICVFCGSADAADPAFLRGAADLGRALADANLRLVYGGGGVGLMGACARAAHQAGGEVLGVIPDFLIGKERAYDEVETVVVSSMHERKQMMFEQSDGFVILPGGIGTLEEVVELLSWRRLDLHAKPVVFYNPRDFWKTLFALFQHTVDERLTPPDFMDAWKAVATVGEIVPALLAAPNLPAPPDAVVVEKG, from the coding sequence ATGCACCCCGACGCTCCCAGGTCGATCTGCGTATTCTGCGGGTCGGCAGACGCGGCGGATCCGGCGTTCCTGAGGGGCGCCGCCGACCTGGGTCGGGCGCTGGCCGACGCAAATCTCCGCCTTGTCTATGGCGGTGGCGGCGTGGGCCTCATGGGCGCTTGCGCGCGCGCCGCACACCAGGCTGGCGGCGAGGTGCTGGGCGTCATTCCCGACTTCCTGATCGGCAAGGAGCGTGCTTACGACGAGGTCGAAACCGTGGTCGTCAGCTCGATGCACGAGCGCAAGCAGATGATGTTCGAGCAGTCGGACGGATTTGTTATCTTGCCGGGCGGCATCGGCACTCTGGAGGAGGTGGTCGAACTGCTCTCCTGGCGCCGCCTCGACCTGCACGCCAAACCGGTGGTCTTCTACAATCCCCGCGACTTCTGGAAGACCCTGTTCGCGCTCTTTCAACACACCGTCGACGAGCGCCTGACGCCGCCGGATTTCATGGACGCCTGGAAGGCCGTCGCCACGGTGGGTGAGATCGTGCCGGCGTTGCTGGCGGCCCCGAACCTGCCGGCGCCGCCCGACGCGGTGGTCGTGGAGAAGGGCTAG
- a CDS encoding NAD+ synthase, with amino-acid sequence MLDRLIIAAVQANPTVGAIARNEALARDRLREAAAAGADIALFTELFLTGYPPEDLTLKPAIWRDGKAAVERLALDTKNTCAALIGVIWPPAEPTGRPRNALAYLADGEIKGLAFKCDLPNYGVFDEKRVFEPGLGPAVFDFKGVKIGAPICEDIWSDKVCLDLKAHGAEMLLVPNGSPYRRTADDERQIVSRARVAETGLPMLYVNQVCGQDELVFDGGSFALNADGEFAMKLAMFEERLALTTWERGPDGWSCMDAPMEAWCAGAEEVYRAMTLGLRDYVTKSGFPGVLLGLSGGVDSAIVAVVAADALGPQNVRCFMLPSPYTSQDSLDDAADLAARIGVQLDEISIAPAMAAFTEMLKPVFGDRAPDLTEENIQARSRGLALMAISNKMGAMLLTTGNKSEMAVGYATLYGDMCGGYNVLKDLYKTDVYAVCEWRNANDPFGVAAEPIPLRILTKPPSAELRPDQKDQDSLPPYEVLDAILHGLVEEEATLDEIVARGFEAATVERVQRLLYGSEYKRRQAPPGVKIGARAFGRDRRYPIVNGFRDRVGEG; translated from the coding sequence ATGTTGGATCGTCTAATCATCGCCGCCGTACAGGCCAACCCCACTGTCGGCGCGATAGCGCGCAACGAAGCGCTAGCGCGCGACAGGCTGCGCGAGGCGGCTGCGGCGGGGGCGGATATCGCGCTCTTCACCGAACTCTTCCTCACCGGCTATCCGCCGGAGGATCTGACCCTCAAGCCGGCGATCTGGCGCGACGGCAAGGCGGCTGTCGAGCGCCTGGCCCTGGATACGAAGAACACCTGCGCTGCACTGATCGGCGTCATCTGGCCGCCCGCCGAGCCGACGGGTCGTCCGCGCAATGCGCTCGCTTATTTGGCGGACGGCGAGATCAAGGGCCTGGCTTTCAAGTGCGACCTGCCGAACTACGGCGTCTTCGATGAGAAGCGGGTCTTCGAGCCGGGCCTCGGTCCCGCCGTCTTCGACTTCAAGGGCGTGAAGATCGGCGCGCCGATCTGCGAGGACATCTGGTCGGACAAGGTCTGCCTCGACCTCAAGGCCCACGGGGCGGAGATGCTTTTGGTCCCCAACGGCTCGCCCTACCGGCGGACGGCCGACGACGAGCGCCAGATCGTGTCGCGGGCTCGTGTCGCGGAGACCGGCCTGCCGATGCTCTATGTGAATCAGGTCTGTGGTCAGGACGAACTGGTGTTCGATGGCGGCTCCTTCGCTCTGAACGCTGACGGCGAATTCGCCATGAAGCTCGCTATGTTCGAAGAACGCCTGGCTCTGACCACGTGGGAGCGCGGACCTGACGGCTGGTCCTGCATGGACGCGCCGATGGAGGCCTGGTGCGCGGGGGCGGAAGAGGTCTACCGGGCGATGACGCTCGGCCTGCGCGACTATGTCACCAAGTCGGGGTTCCCGGGCGTATTGCTGGGTTTGTCGGGCGGGGTGGATTCGGCGATCGTCGCGGTCGTCGCGGCCGATGCGCTTGGCCCGCAGAACGTCCGCTGCTTCATGTTGCCCTCGCCCTACACCAGTCAGGACAGCCTGGACGACGCCGCCGATCTTGCGGCCCGGATCGGGGTCCAGCTGGACGAGATCTCGATCGCTCCGGCGATGGCGGCCTTCACTGAGATGCTGAAGCCGGTGTTTGGCGATCGCGCGCCCGACCTGACGGAAGAGAACATCCAGGCTCGCAGTCGGGGCCTGGCCCTGATGGCTATCTCCAACAAGATGGGGGCGATGCTGCTGACCACCGGCAACAAGTCGGAAATGGCGGTGGGCTACGCCACCCTCTATGGCGACATGTGCGGCGGCTACAATGTGCTTAAGGATCTCTACAAGACCGACGTCTATGCGGTCTGCGAGTGGCGCAACGCCAACGATCCCTTCGGCGTCGCCGCAGAGCCGATCCCGCTGCGCATCCTCACCAAGCCGCCGTCGGCGGAGCTGCGGCCCGATCAGAAGGACCAGGACAGCCTGCCGCCCTATGAGGTGCTCGACGCCATTCTCCACGGCCTCGTGGAAGAGGAGGCGACCTTGGACGAGATCGTGGCGCGCGGCTTTGAGGCTGCGACGGTCGAACGGGTGCAGCGGCTGCTCTACGGGTCGGAATACAAGCGTCGGCAGGCGCCGCCCGGCGTGAAAATCGGAGCACGGGCTTTCGGCCGCGACCGACGCTATCCGATCGTCAACGGGTTCAGAGACCGCGTCGGCGAAGGCTAG
- the dksA gene encoding RNA polymerase-binding protein DksA: MDTAIDLAGYRPSEDEEFMNERQLEYFKKKLIGWKEEILHESRETVTHLQLETENHPDIADRASSETDRSLELRTRDRQRKLISKIDEALRRIEDGSYGYCEDTGEPIGVARLDARPIATLSLEAQERHERRERVHRDD; the protein is encoded by the coding sequence ATGGATACGGCCATTGATCTGGCTGGCTATCGTCCTTCAGAAGACGAAGAGTTCATGAATGAACGTCAGCTTGAGTACTTCAAGAAGAAATTGATCGGCTGGAAAGAAGAGATTCTGCATGAATCTCGCGAGACGGTCACACATCTCCAGCTGGAGACCGAGAATCATCCGGACATCGCCGACCGTGCGTCGTCGGAGACCGATCGATCCTTGGAATTGCGAACGCGGGACCGTCAACGCAAGCTTATCTCCAAGATCGACGAAGCGCTGAGGCGCATCGAGGACGGCTCCTACGGCTACTGCGAAGACACCGGCGAGCCGATCGGCGTGGCCCGACTGGACGCGCGACCGATCGCCACGCTGAGCCTGGAAGCCCAGGAACGCCACGAACGTCGCGAGCGCGTGCACCGCGACGACTGA
- a CDS encoding 50S ribosomal protein L11 methyltransferase produces the protein MTDDAYQIIAHGPRAIAEAAAEAIDAEPATEMLTYSILEEDEDHDVWRIDAFPTSDEEAAALKAVLAGFELRVATEVLADADWLAMALSGLPPVRAGRFFVYGAHDRGLAPPSTVNLRIEAGAAFGTGHHGTTVGCLLAYDTLLKRRSFNRVLDVGCGTGVLAIAASRTGSRVAVGTDIDRPSVRIANENASLNRSDARFVHAWGLNDRKVRVSAPYDLVFANILAPPLVALASDIRDALKPGGLAILSGLLRTQERRVFAAYRSRGFHLVRRLRRDAWSALVLKRP, from the coding sequence ATGACTGACGACGCCTACCAGATCATCGCCCACGGCCCCCGCGCCATCGCCGAGGCCGCCGCTGAGGCGATCGACGCCGAACCGGCCACCGAGATGCTGACCTATTCGATCCTCGAGGAAGACGAGGATCACGATGTCTGGCGCATCGACGCCTTCCCTACGAGCGACGAGGAAGCCGCCGCGCTCAAAGCCGTCCTTGCGGGGTTCGAACTCCGCGTGGCCACCGAGGTTCTGGCCGACGCGGATTGGCTGGCGATGGCGCTGTCGGGCCTGCCGCCGGTGCGGGCCGGCCGCTTCTTCGTCTATGGCGCCCATGACCGCGGCCTCGCGCCGCCGTCGACGGTCAACCTGCGTATCGAGGCCGGCGCCGCTTTCGGCACCGGACACCACGGCACCACCGTCGGCTGCCTCCTGGCCTATGACACCCTGCTCAAGCGCCGCAGCTTCAACCGCGTCCTGGATGTCGGCTGCGGCACGGGGGTTCTGGCCATCGCCGCCTCGCGCACCGGCAGCCGCGTCGCCGTCGGCACCGATATCGACCGACCCAGCGTGCGGATCGCCAATGAGAACGCTTCGCTGAACCGGTCCGACGCGCGCTTCGTCCACGCCTGGGGCCTGAACGACCGCAAGGTGCGCGTGTCCGCCCCCTACGACCTGGTCTTCGCCAACATCCTCGCCCCGCCGCTGGTGGCCCTGGCCAGCGACATCCGCGACGCGCTGAAGCCCGGCGGCCTGGCGATACTTTCCGGCCTGCTGCGGACCCAGGAACGGCGGGTGTTCGCCGCATACCGTTCGCGCGGCTTCCACCTCGTTCGGCGTCTTCGCCGCGACGCCTGGTCCGCCCTGGTGTTGAAACGGCCTTGA